From Candidatus Nanopelagicales bacterium, the proteins below share one genomic window:
- a CDS encoding ATP-binding cassette domain-containing protein — translation MNQPIYEVRNISKKYGAVTALDDVTMQLYPGEVVGLVGDNGAGKSTLVKCLSGVHQPTSGEILLDGQERKWKSPHEALQAGIETLYQDSSLAPQLSVAANVFLGREETVPGILGKMGFLAQKKMDGEAHKELERVGIAVPQSNRSVAQLSGGQRQAVAIGRAVAWANKVIILDEPTNHLGARQAGEVLQIIRTAKAQGLGVIFISHTLPHIMEVTDRIVVLRLGKVVKDAPTSDFTVETLLGTITGLITD, via the coding sequence GTGAATCAGCCAATTTACGAAGTGCGTAATATTTCAAAGAAGTACGGCGCTGTCACCGCACTCGACGATGTCACGATGCAGCTTTACCCAGGTGAAGTTGTTGGCCTTGTAGGTGACAACGGCGCTGGTAAATCAACCTTGGTGAAGTGCTTGTCCGGCGTGCATCAACCAACGAGCGGTGAAATTCTGCTCGATGGTCAGGAGCGTAAGTGGAAGTCACCACATGAAGCCCTTCAGGCTGGAATCGAAACTCTGTACCAAGACTCAAGTTTGGCGCCGCAACTTTCCGTTGCAGCAAATGTGTTTCTTGGTCGTGAAGAAACCGTGCCGGGCATCCTTGGAAAAATGGGCTTCTTGGCGCAAAAGAAGATGGATGGCGAAGCGCACAAGGAACTTGAGCGAGTGGGCATTGCTGTTCCGCAGTCCAATCGTTCAGTCGCTCAGCTTTCTGGTGGTCAACGACAGGCAGTCGCCATTGGTCGCGCTGTTGCCTGGGCAAACAAAGTGATCATCCTTGACGAACCCACCAACCATTTGGGTGCTCGTCAGGCTGGTGAAGTGCTTCAGATCATTCGCACCGCGAAGGCTCAAGGTCTGGGCGTGATCTTTATTTCGCACACTCTCCCGCACATCATGGAGGTCACTGACCGCATCGTGGTGCTGCGCTTGGGCAAGGTCGTCAAAGATGCTCCAACCTCAGACTTCACAGTTGAGACCTTGCTTGGCACGATCACTGGTTTGATTACTGACTAA
- a CDS encoding ABC transporter permease has translation MTTATHTTQPSRLKEFVTNQQFILFLVLLAMIAVFTAFNRIFFSVGVAGNILADWGPLVLVALAETFVIVSGGIDLSVGSVCTLSGVVGAFAMRSLTEGGMTPYLTLVIGALVCVAVGCVAGILNAVMINYAKLVPFIATLVTLGAAAGLALVFTGGGPIAGGPSEAIQLSVPWLGPISTPIIIVIVICFISWAFLHKARFGRYTFALGSNPFATRAAGISVYRQTSKIYILSGALAGAAGMFYYLRLGSGAPSSGLGLELYAIAAVVIGGASLSGGVGRISGTILGALILTTVTSGLIIIGVDPNWKQVVVAVLIAVAVTIQGLRKSEGKAS, from the coding sequence GTGACTACCGCAACTCACACCACGCAACCCTCACGATTAAAAGAATTCGTGACGAATCAACAGTTCATTTTGTTTCTCGTTCTGTTGGCAATGATTGCGGTGTTCACCGCGTTCAACCGCATTTTCTTTTCTGTTGGCGTAGCAGGCAACATTCTTGCTGACTGGGGCCCCCTTGTACTTGTCGCCCTTGCTGAAACTTTTGTCATCGTCAGTGGCGGAATCGATCTGTCTGTCGGTTCCGTTTGTACATTGTCCGGTGTTGTTGGTGCTTTCGCGATGCGCTCCCTCACTGAAGGCGGGATGACGCCTTACCTCACGCTCGTCATTGGAGCGCTTGTCTGCGTTGCCGTTGGTTGTGTCGCTGGGATCTTAAATGCAGTGATGATCAACTACGCCAAACTTGTGCCGTTTATCGCAACCTTGGTCACCCTTGGAGCTGCTGCTGGCCTTGCGCTTGTCTTCACCGGTGGCGGACCTATCGCTGGTGGCCCATCTGAGGCCATCCAACTTTCTGTGCCGTGGCTCGGACCGATTTCAACGCCGATCATCATCGTTATCGTTATTTGTTTTATCTCCTGGGCATTCCTTCACAAGGCTCGCTTTGGTCGATACACATTTGCACTTGGCTCTAACCCATTTGCTACACGCGCTGCTGGTATTAGCGTCTACCGCCAGACCTCGAAGATCTACATCCTTTCCGGCGCACTTGCAGGCGCTGCGGGCATGTTCTACTACCTACGTCTTGGGTCCGGTGCCCCTTCGTCAGGTCTTGGGCTTGAGCTTTACGCAATCGCAGCTGTGGTGATCGGCGGTGCATCACTTTCAGGTGGTGTTGGTCGCATCTCAGGCACCATTCTTGGCGCTCTCATTCTCACCACTGTCACCTCAGGTCTGATCATCATTGGCGTTGATCCAAACTGGAAGCAGGTTGTGGTTGCTGTCTTGATTGCGGTGGCTGTCACCATCCAAGGTCTTCGCAAGAGTGAAGGGAAAGCGTCGTGA
- a CDS encoding substrate-binding domain-containing protein, which yields MKRSTAGLIAVAGATTMLLAACSSSDSETTDTATSATGACQGKTIAFVMGAVADPFFNAMKVGAQEEATAQGATLVWQGDKEYSPATQIPVLDQVLATNPAGLVLIPTDPTALQAGNDKAIAAGIPVVNVDTRVGDISKTVAFITGDNTDGGSKAADAIATAIGYEDGKSYKVVVGLTSKTATTNVARLEGFQAALKANYPGIKVVDVAYSESNSAKANTNVNNWLTKYPDLNGIFAIDGTNGTGAAAALQAKGLTGKVALVGYDAYPDNVKLIKDGVFTALIAQDPGAEAKLAIQNICTTIGGGTVTEREVVIPNVVLDANTTEADLKKYTYVA from the coding sequence ATGAAGCGCTCAACGGCTGGTCTCATTGCCGTCGCTGGCGCGACCACCATGCTTCTTGCAGCTTGCTCAAGCAGCGACTCAGAAACAACTGACACCGCCACTTCAGCTACGGGCGCTTGCCAGGGCAAGACCATTGCATTCGTGATGGGCGCAGTTGCTGACCCATTCTTCAACGCCATGAAGGTCGGCGCTCAGGAAGAAGCAACTGCACAGGGCGCAACCTTGGTTTGGCAGGGTGACAAGGAATACTCACCAGCTACCCAGATCCCAGTGCTCGATCAGGTGCTAGCAACCAACCCAGCAGGTCTGGTGTTGATCCCAACCGACCCAACCGCACTTCAGGCAGGCAATGACAAGGCAATCGCAGCTGGTATTCCAGTGGTGAACGTCGATACTCGCGTTGGTGACATCTCGAAGACTGTTGCTTTCATCACCGGCGACAACACCGATGGTGGCTCAAAGGCAGCTGACGCAATTGCAACCGCGATTGGCTACGAAGATGGCAAGAGCTACAAGGTTGTCGTTGGTCTTACCTCAAAGACTGCTACCACCAACGTTGCTCGCCTCGAAGGTTTCCAAGCAGCACTCAAGGCTAACTACCCAGGCATCAAGGTCGTTGACGTTGCTTACTCAGAGTCAAACTCTGCAAAGGCAAACACCAACGTAAACAACTGGTTGACCAAGTACCCAGATCTCAACGGCATCTTCGCAATTGACGGCACCAACGGAACCGGTGCTGCTGCAGCTCTGCAGGCAAAGGGCTTGACTGGCAAGGTTGCTCTTGTTGGCTACGACGCTTACCCAGACAACGTGAAGTTGATCAAGGATGGCGTGTTCACTGCTCTGATCGCACAGGATCCAGGCGCTGAAGCCAAGCTTGCAATCCAAAACATCTGCACCACCATTGGTGGTGGCACCGTGACCGAGCGTGAGGTTGTTATTCCTAACGTTGTTCTCGATGCAAACACCACAGAAGCAGATCTCAAGAAGTACACCTACGTTGCATAA
- a CDS encoding LacI family DNA-binding transcriptional regulator, with amino-acid sequence MSVNANVEFSTRSRPTMKEVAALSGTSLKTVSRVMNEEAGVSPELIKKVKQAAQSLNYQPNFTASSLRRSDGKTNTIGLLLEDVANPFSSALQRAIEEVARERGVAVLAGSVDEDQARERELAAAFISRRVDGLIVVPAGHDQSYLQIEKQTGTPMVFVDRPPSLLDADSVLSANREGAKHGVQHLIDNGHERIAYLGDLETITTAADRLAGYRDALERAGIEYDPSIVKQNLRASFEAERFTNELMASDYPPSAIFASQNLISIGVMQALHQAGLQNTIALVGFDDIPMVDLIAPGLTAIIQDVSGLGKAAAEMLFDRIDGEQHASQHKVLDVALVIRGSGEIQGPVRRS; translated from the coding sequence ATGTCAGTGAACGCAAATGTGGAATTTTCCACGCGTTCGCGTCCCACGATGAAAGAGGTGGCGGCCCTTTCTGGAACCAGCTTGAAAACCGTCTCCCGCGTAATGAACGAGGAAGCTGGGGTCTCCCCAGAACTGATTAAGAAGGTCAAACAGGCAGCGCAATCACTGAACTATCAACCAAACTTCACGGCAAGTAGTTTGCGCCGAAGCGACGGCAAAACCAACACCATTGGGTTGCTGCTCGAAGATGTTGCAAACCCCTTCTCGTCTGCATTGCAACGTGCGATTGAAGAAGTTGCACGTGAACGAGGCGTAGCAGTGCTTGCAGGCAGTGTTGATGAAGATCAAGCACGCGAACGTGAGCTTGCGGCTGCATTTATTTCTCGCCGCGTCGACGGACTTATCGTGGTACCCGCTGGGCACGATCAGTCGTACTTACAAATCGAAAAACAAACGGGAACACCAATGGTGTTTGTCGACCGACCACCATCACTACTTGATGCGGATTCGGTACTTTCGGCAAACCGTGAAGGCGCAAAGCATGGTGTGCAACATTTGATTGACAATGGTCATGAGCGTATTGCGTATTTAGGTGATCTTGAGACCATCACCACTGCTGCCGATCGCCTTGCTGGTTATCGCGATGCGCTTGAACGTGCTGGCATTGAATACGATCCGTCAATCGTAAAACAAAATCTTCGTGCAAGTTTTGAAGCTGAACGATTCACTAACGAATTGATGGCATCTGATTACCCACCGTCAGCGATATTCGCCAGTCAGAACTTGATCTCAATTGGTGTCATGCAGGCTTTGCATCAGGCTGGCTTACAAAACACCATTGCTCTAGTGGGTTTTGACGACATCCCCATGGTTGATCTCATAGCACCAGGGCTCACCGCAATTATTCAAGATGTTTCTGGTTTGGGCAAAGCTGCAGCAGAAATGCTCTTCGACCGTATTGATGGCGAACAGCACGCATCGCAACACAAAGTACTTGATGTTGCACTTGTTATTCGAGGCTCTGGAGAAATTCAGGGACCTGTTCGTCGCTCGTAA
- a CDS encoding putative quinol monooxygenase, whose translation MAQPLYLIATIRPIPEHRDALIQECKTLVDASLQEPGCELYDLVIGEGDDYFTMMEKWTTKAHWDDHMLTAHVAAMGEVEKKYCLEPNQLKFLLPAY comes from the coding sequence ATGGCACAGCCGCTCTACCTCATAGCAACGATCCGCCCGATTCCTGAACATCGCGATGCTCTCATTCAGGAATGCAAAACATTGGTCGATGCGTCGCTTCAAGAGCCTGGCTGCGAGTTATACGACCTCGTTATCGGTGAAGGTGATGATTACTTCACCATGATGGAAAAGTGGACAACCAAGGCACACTGGGATGATCACATGTTGACCGCGCACGTTGCTGCGATGGGCGAGGTTGAAAAGAAGTACTGCCTCGAGCCAAATCAGTTGAAGTTCTTGTTGCCTGCCTACTAA